In a genomic window of Candidatus Thiothrix sulfatifontis:
- a CDS encoding aspartate kinase, producing MALIVQKYGGTSVGTPERIEAVADRVIRWKQQGNDVIVVVSAMSGETNKLVALINAINPQGSEREKDAILSTGEQVTIGLLAMALEKKGQPARSYTGAQVRILTDDAHTKARIRDIDADPIRKDLAEGKVVVVAGFQGVTEDGSITTLGRGGSDTTGVALAVALKADECQIYTDVDGVYTTDPRVEPKARHIPRLTLEEMLEMASQGSKVLQIRSVEFAYKYDMPIRVLSSFDEFGQGKSTLVTREEEVMEEVSVRGIAFNRDEAQLTVTGVPDRPGVAYQILGPISDANIEVDMIVQNIGSDSSTDFTFTVHKNDYAKARDILCKTGETLGAKQCTGDENIAKVAIVGAGMRSHAGVASKMFKTLADEGINIRMISTSEIKVAVVVDEKYLELAVRVLHQAFGLAQTAA from the coding sequence ATGGCACTGATCGTACAGAAATACGGCGGTACATCGGTTGGCACACCTGAGCGTATCGAGGCTGTGGCTGACCGGGTAATCCGCTGGAAACAACAGGGCAATGATGTCATCGTGGTGGTGTCCGCGATGTCGGGCGAAACCAATAAGTTGGTCGCGCTCATCAACGCCATTAACCCACAAGGTTCGGAGCGCGAAAAAGACGCAATTCTGTCCACCGGCGAACAAGTCACGATTGGCTTGCTGGCAATGGCGTTGGAAAAGAAAGGCCAACCGGCGCGTTCTTACACCGGGGCGCAAGTCCGCATTTTGACCGATGATGCGCATACCAAAGCGCGTATCCGCGACATTGATGCCGACCCGATCCGTAAGGATTTGGCGGAAGGTAAAGTGGTGGTGGTAGCAGGTTTCCAAGGTGTGACCGAAGATGGCAGCATTACCACCTTAGGGCGCGGCGGTTCGGATACCACGGGCGTGGCATTGGCAGTGGCGTTAAAAGCCGACGAATGCCAGATTTACACCGACGTGGATGGCGTTTACACCACCGACCCGCGTGTCGAACCCAAAGCGCGTCACATTCCGCGCCTGACCTTGGAAGAAATGCTGGAAATGGCCAGCCAAGGTTCCAAGGTGCTGCAAATTCGTTCGGTTGAATTTGCCTACAAATATGATATGCCTATCCGCGTGCTGTCCAGCTTTGACGAATTTGGTCAGGGCAAAAGCACGCTGGTCACTCGTGAGGAAGAAGTAATGGAAGAAGTCTCAGTCCGTGGGATTGCGTTCAATCGTGATGAAGCTCAATTGACGGTAACGGGTGTGCCGGATCGCCCCGGTGTTGCTTACCAGATTCTGGGGCCGATTTCGGATGCCAATATCGAAGTCGATATGATTGTGCAAAACATTGGCTCGGATAGCTCGACCGATTTCACCTTCACAGTACATAAAAACGATTACGCCAAAGCGCGTGATATTCTGTGTAAAACCGGCGAAACCTTGGGCGCAAAGCAATGCACAGGTGATGAAAATATTGCCAAAGTCGCCATTGTGGGCGCGGGAATGCGTTCTCACGCAGGCGTTGCCAGCAAGATGTTTAAAACATTGGCAGATGAGGGCATCAATATCCGCATGATTTCCACGTCGGAAATTAAAGTGGCGGTCGTTGTCGATGAGAAATATTTGGAACTCGCTGTGCGGGTGTTACATCAAGCGTTTGGCTTAGCGCAAACAGCCGCTTAA
- a CDS encoding recombination regulator RecX, whose product MANGRECETVAVRLLAQREHSRHELAQKVRQRCECDTISLNALLDKLQSLGYLDDARYAAAFVRSSISRGRGPQRINYELREHGVDDATAAQALAEADVDWHDLACEQRIKKFGGEIPADYKERARQSRFLAGCGFYTDAIKAAFQ is encoded by the coding sequence ATGGCTAATGGGCGGGAATGCGAAACGGTAGCGGTGCGCTTGTTGGCGCAACGTGAGCATTCCCGCCATGAACTCGCGCAAAAAGTGCGTCAGCGTTGCGAGTGCGATACTATCAGTCTGAACGCGCTCTTGGATAAATTGCAGTCGCTGGGTTATCTGGATGATGCCCGTTACGCGGCTGCTTTTGTCCGCTCGTCAATCTCGCGGGGGCGTGGCCCGCAGCGGATTAACTATGAATTACGCGAGCATGGCGTAGATGATGCTACGGCTGCTCAGGCATTGGCAGAAGCCGATGTCGACTGGCACGATCTGGCCTGTGAACAACGGATCAAGAAATTTGGCGGGGAAATCCCGGCTGATTACAAGGAACGCGCCCGGCAATCTCGATTTCTTGCCGGGTGCGGTTTTTATACCGATGCGATTAAAGCTGCTTTCCAATGA
- the pncC gene encoding nicotinamide-nucleotide amidase, whose protein sequence is METLLAQVAAALQAKGWMLTTAESCTGGWIAKLCTDLTGSSVWFERGFVTYSNEAKQEMLGVPAATLAEHGAVSEAVTAAMATGALLHSRAQVAVSVSGIAGPGGGTITKPVGMVCFGWVAQDGKIRTATQYFDGDREAVRYQAVQYALHCVLQMLAD, encoded by the coding sequence ATGGAAACGTTGCTGGCGCAAGTGGCAGCGGCATTGCAAGCCAAGGGTTGGATGCTGACGACAGCGGAATCTTGCACCGGCGGTTGGATTGCCAAGCTGTGTACCGATCTGACGGGCAGTTCGGTGTGGTTTGAGCGTGGTTTTGTCACTTACAGCAATGAAGCGAAACAGGAAATGCTGGGTGTGCCAGCAGCAACCTTGGCAGAGCACGGTGCGGTGAGTGAAGCTGTGACTGCTGCGATGGCAACAGGTGCGTTACTGCATTCGCGTGCGCAAGTCGCGGTATCTGTCAGTGGAATCGCGGGACCGGGTGGCGGCACAATCACTAAACCTGTGGGCATGGTCTGTTTCGGCTGGGTAGCGCAGGATGGCAAAATACGTACCGCCACCCAATACTTTGACGGTGATCGGGAAGCGGTACGCTATCAGGCGGTGCAATACGCGCTACACTGCGTATTGCAGATGCTCGCGGATTAG
- the phaC gene encoding class I poly(R)-hydroxyalkanoic acid synthase, with translation MQQPVPTPTHTVDPVQLQTNITRAMLLWQRFVARMMSDAASKQGKDAEPGDNSFNIAVAKWGMNLFSHPSAVMQANMALLTSQTKLWQHSTARALGFGKLSPGVPAITDKRFKHPAWQENQLTEVLLQSYLNMSTYWRTLAQTAGGLSEQDAKKAEFFINSMIDALSPNNYSHTNPQVWQTILDTNGENLVKGMENLLDDFQDGQLRIRMTDMKAFELGRDIATTPGKVVFKNELLELLQYTPTTAKVRQRPVLIVPPWINKYYILDLREKNSFVKWAVEQGNTVFMISWVNPDSQHRDLNFEDYMQAAIAAMDAVEAATGERDLNVIGYCLGGTLTAATLAHLKAKGDERVKSATFFTTLLDFAEPGEIGVFLSEEQVGSLEKRMDKTGYLDGKDMGTAFNMLRANDLVWSFFVNLYLLGNDPMPFDLLYWNSDSTRMPAAMHSYYLRNMYLNNCLSQANCLTLSGTPIDLRTIDTPAYFVSTHDDHIAPWRSTYAGAKLFAGPVRFVLGQSGHIAGIVNPAAANKYGHWVNDTQEKLDDTAEDWLLDATKVDLSWWHDWNRWVATFSSEEVDARIPGAGKLEVLGDAPGTYVRQKI, from the coding sequence ATGCAACAGCCAGTACCAACACCGACGCACACGGTTGACCCCGTGCAATTACAAACCAACATCACCCGCGCCATGCTCCTGTGGCAACGCTTTGTTGCCCGCATGATGAGCGATGCCGCCAGCAAACAGGGCAAAGATGCCGAACCAGGCGATAACAGTTTCAACATTGCTGTCGCAAAATGGGGCATGAATTTATTCTCGCATCCCAGTGCCGTCATGCAAGCGAATATGGCACTGCTGACCAGCCAAACCAAACTGTGGCAACACAGCACCGCGCGTGCACTAGGCTTCGGGAAATTGTCACCGGGCGTGCCTGCGATTACCGACAAGCGTTTCAAACACCCAGCATGGCAAGAAAACCAGCTCACCGAAGTGCTGCTCCAGTCTTACCTGAATATGTCAACCTATTGGCGGACATTGGCGCAAACTGCTGGTGGTTTATCCGAGCAGGATGCGAAAAAAGCCGAGTTCTTCATCAACAGCATGATTGATGCACTCTCGCCGAACAATTACTCGCACACCAACCCGCAAGTCTGGCAAACCATTCTCGACACCAATGGCGAAAACCTCGTCAAAGGCATGGAAAACCTGCTGGATGACTTCCAAGACGGGCAATTGCGCATTCGCATGACCGACATGAAGGCGTTTGAATTAGGCCGCGATATTGCCACTACCCCCGGCAAAGTCGTGTTCAAAAACGAACTGTTGGAACTGCTCCAATACACACCAACTACCGCCAAAGTTCGTCAACGTCCGGTCTTGATCGTACCGCCTTGGATCAATAAGTATTACATCCTCGACCTGCGCGAAAAGAACTCGTTCGTCAAATGGGCGGTGGAACAAGGCAACACTGTCTTTATGATTTCGTGGGTCAACCCTGACAGCCAGCACCGCGACTTAAACTTTGAAGACTACATGCAGGCAGCAATTGCGGCGATGGATGCGGTCGAAGCGGCGACCGGCGAACGTGACTTGAACGTGATTGGTTACTGCTTAGGCGGCACACTGACGGCAGCGACCCTCGCGCACCTGAAAGCCAAAGGTGATGAGCGGGTAAAAAGTGCCACCTTCTTCACCACCTTGCTGGACTTTGCCGAACCCGGTGAAATCGGCGTATTCCTGAGTGAAGAACAAGTCGGTTCACTGGAAAAGCGCATGGACAAAACCGGCTACCTCGACGGCAAGGACATGGGTACGGCTTTCAATATGCTCCGCGCCAATGACCTAGTTTGGTCATTCTTTGTGAACTTGTATTTGCTCGGCAATGACCCGATGCCTTTTGACCTGTTGTACTGGAACTCAGACAGCACGCGGATGCCAGCGGCGATGCACAGCTACTACCTGCGCAATATGTACCTGAACAACTGCCTGAGCCAAGCGAATTGCCTCACCCTTTCCGGTACGCCGATTGATTTGCGCACCATTGATACTCCGGCTTATTTTGTTTCCACCCACGATGACCATATCGCGCCTTGGCGCAGTACGTATGCAGGCGCGAAACTGTTCGCAGGCCCGGTGCGCTTTGTATTAGGGCAATCCGGTCACATTGCAGGCATTGTGAACCCCGCTGCCGCCAACAAATACGGTCACTGGGTCAATGATACGCAAGAAAAGCTAGATGACACGGCGGAAGATTGGCTATTGGATGCCACCAAAGTGGATTTGTCTTGGTGGCATGACTGGAATCGCTGGGTAGCAACCTTCTCCAGCGAAGAAGTCGATGCGCGTATTCCCGGTGCAGGCAAACTGGAAGTACTGGGTGATGCACCCGGCACTTACGTGCGCCAGAAGATCTAA
- the recA gene encoding recombinase RecA: MDENKKKALAAALGQIERQFGKGTVMRMGDSSAARDIEVISTGSLGLDIALGIGGLPKGRVVEIYGPESSGKTTLTLQVIAECQKQGGTAAFIDAEHALDPIYAQKIGVNVDDLLVSQPDNGEQALEIADMLVRSNAVDMVVVDSVAALTPKAEIEGDMGDSHVGLQARLMSQALRKLTGNIKRSNTLVIFINQIRMKIGVMFGNPETTTGGNALKFYASVRLDIRRIGAIKKGEEITGSETRVKVVKNKVAPPFKQAEFEILYGEGISREGELVDLGVKQGLIGKAGAWYSYKGDKIGQGKDNARNYLKEHPAAAAEIEKAVREACMNTPGFAAVTEEADSDAGLDDVV; this comes from the coding sequence ATGGACGAGAACAAAAAGAAAGCCCTCGCCGCCGCCTTAGGCCAGATTGAACGTCAGTTTGGTAAAGGCACTGTGATGCGCATGGGCGACTCCAGTGCTGCCCGCGACATCGAAGTGATTTCTACCGGCTCATTGGGGCTGGACATTGCCCTTGGTATTGGCGGCCTGCCCAAGGGACGTGTCGTCGAAATTTACGGCCCGGAATCTTCTGGTAAAACCACTCTGACGCTGCAAGTGATTGCCGAATGCCAAAAGCAAGGCGGCACAGCGGCGTTCATTGATGCGGAACACGCGCTTGACCCGATTTACGCGCAAAAAATCGGCGTCAATGTCGATGATTTGCTAGTATCCCAGCCGGATAACGGTGAGCAGGCGTTGGAAATTGCCGACATGCTGGTGCGTTCTAACGCCGTGGATATGGTGGTGGTCGACTCGGTTGCAGCGTTGACGCCAAAAGCGGAAATTGAAGGCGATATGGGCGATTCCCACGTCGGCTTGCAAGCACGGTTAATGTCACAAGCCCTGCGTAAACTCACCGGCAATATCAAGCGTTCCAACACCTTGGTGATTTTCATCAACCAAATTCGGATGAAAATCGGCGTGATGTTTGGCAACCCGGAAACCACCACGGGCGGTAATGCGCTGAAATTCTACGCTTCCGTGCGTCTCGATATTCGCCGCATTGGGGCGATCAAGAAGGGTGAGGAAATCACCGGCTCTGAAACCCGCGTCAAAGTGGTCAAAAACAAAGTTGCGCCACCGTTTAAACAAGCTGAATTTGAGATTTTGTACGGCGAAGGCATTTCCCGCGAAGGCGAATTGGTTGACCTCGGTGTCAAGCAAGGGCTGATTGGCAAAGCGGGCGCATGGTACAGCTACAAAGGCGACAAAATCGGTCAAGGCAAGGATAATGCACGCAACTACCTGAAAGAGCATCCGGCAGCGGCGGCGGAAATTGAAAAAGCGGTTCGTGAGGCTTGCATGAATACTCCGGGTTTTGCCGCAGTGACTGAAGAAGCCGACAGCGATGCCGGTCTTGATGACGTTGTTTAA
- the alaS gene encoding alanine--tRNA ligase: protein MNTAELRQHFLDFFASKGHEILPSSSLIPGNDPTLLFTNAGMVQFKDVFLGEDIRPYKRATTSQRCVRAGGKHNDLENVGYTARHHTFFEMLGNFSFGDYFKHDAIHYAWEFLTEVLKLPKGKLWVTVYADDDEAYNIWAQQIGVPTDRITRIGDNKGARYASDNFWQMGDTGPCGPCTEIFYDHGEHIWGGPPGTPEEDGDRYIEIWNLVFMQYERTKDGEMRPLPKPSVDTGMGMERLAAVMQGVHSNYEIDLFQTLLKKGTELAKNADPNSPSLKVIADHIRSCSFLIVDGVLPSNEGRGYVLRRIIRRAIRHGYKLGMEAPFFHKLVQPLVDEMGKAYPELAAAQPLVEQALEKEERRFAETLEQGMKILEEAIAGMSGDTIDGETVFKLYDTYGFPVDLTGDIARERNLKLDETGFEAAMNAQRERARAAGKFGADYGDKLDVSGVTEFHGYEQLAETSTITALFRGSDAVTSLQAGDEGRIVLDHTPFYAESGGQVGDTGVLHTGDAVFRVTDTRKQGATFIHIGTLESGTLSVGANVAAEVDAERRQAIILNHSATHLMHAALRQVLGTHVEQKGSLVTPDRLRFDFSQPDPVSSEQIAEVEAIVNREIRANAATSAQVMNMEAAKQAGAMALFGEKYGDEVRVLKIGFSTELCGGCHVNRTGDIGLFKIVSEGGVAAGVRRIEAVTGANALAWLAEVTSRLDNVARLLKSNPVEVTDKLDAMLQKSRALEKELEQLKGKMASQAGSNLADQAVEVGGMRVLAAHLEGADPKSLRDTVDQLKNKLGKAVVILATVADGKVSLVAGVTKDETAKVKAGDLLGFVATQLGGKGGGRPDMAQGGGTDVAALPTALASVQGWVAERV from the coding sequence ATGAATACTGCTGAACTCAGACAACATTTTCTCGATTTTTTCGCCAGCAAAGGCCATGAAATCCTTCCGTCCAGCTCGCTGATACCGGGCAATGACCCGACCTTGCTGTTCACCAACGCAGGCATGGTGCAATTCAAGGACGTGTTTTTGGGCGAAGATATACGTCCTTACAAGCGTGCGACGACTTCGCAGCGTTGCGTGCGGGCGGGCGGCAAGCACAACGACTTGGAAAACGTTGGTTACACCGCGCGGCATCACACCTTTTTTGAAATGCTCGGCAACTTCAGTTTTGGCGATTATTTCAAACACGATGCGATTCACTATGCGTGGGAGTTCCTCACCGAAGTGCTGAAATTGCCCAAAGGTAAGCTGTGGGTGACGGTCTACGCAGACGACGACGAAGCCTATAACATTTGGGCGCAGCAAATCGGCGTGCCAACCGATCGTATTACCCGCATCGGCGATAATAAGGGGGCACGTTACGCTTCCGACAATTTTTGGCAGATGGGTGACACCGGGCCGTGTGGACCTTGCACCGAAATTTTCTACGACCACGGTGAACATATTTGGGGCGGGCCACCGGGAACGCCAGAGGAAGACGGCGACCGCTATATCGAGATTTGGAACTTGGTGTTTATGCAGTATGAGCGCACCAAAGATGGCGAAATGCGCCCGCTGCCGAAACCTTCCGTTGATACCGGCATGGGCATGGAGCGTCTGGCGGCGGTGATGCAAGGCGTTCACAGCAACTACGAAATCGACCTGTTCCAAACGCTGCTCAAAAAAGGCACGGAACTGGCGAAAAATGCCGACCCGAATAGCCCGTCATTGAAGGTCATTGCTGACCATATCCGTTCTTGCTCCTTCCTGATCGTGGATGGGGTTTTGCCGTCGAATGAAGGGCGTGGTTATGTGTTGCGCCGGATTATTCGCCGTGCTATCCGTCACGGCTACAAATTGGGCATGGAAGCACCGTTTTTCCACAAGCTGGTACAGCCATTAGTGGATGAGATGGGCAAAGCTTATCCTGAACTTGCTGCTGCCCAGCCCTTGGTCGAACAGGCGTTGGAAAAAGAAGAACGCCGCTTTGCCGAAACCCTCGAACAGGGCATGAAGATTCTGGAAGAGGCGATTGCGGGCATGTCCGGCGATACCATTGACGGCGAAACTGTGTTCAAGTTGTATGACACTTACGGTTTCCCGGTGGATTTGACGGGTGATATTGCCCGCGAACGCAATCTCAAGTTGGACGAAACCGGGTTTGAAGCGGCGATGAATGCGCAACGCGAACGCGCCCGTGCTGCTGGTAAATTCGGCGCGGATTACGGCGACAAGCTGGATGTGAGTGGAGTCACCGAATTCCACGGCTATGAGCAATTGGCGGAAACGTCCACCATTACCGCGTTATTCCGTGGTAGCGACGCGGTAACGAGCCTGCAAGCGGGTGATGAAGGGCGTATCGTGCTGGATCACACCCCATTCTATGCCGAATCCGGTGGTCAGGTGGGCGATACTGGCGTGTTGCACACGGGGGATGCGGTATTCCGCGTTACCGATACCCGTAAGCAGGGTGCAACCTTTATCCATATTGGCACGCTGGAATCCGGCACCTTGTCCGTCGGTGCAAACGTTGCTGCTGAAGTGGATGCCGAACGCCGCCAAGCCATCATTCTCAACCATTCCGCCACGCACTTGATGCACGCAGCACTGCGCCAAGTGTTGGGTACGCACGTTGAGCAAAAAGGCTCATTGGTGACACCCGACCGTTTGCGCTTTGATTTCTCGCAGCCTGACCCGGTTTCATCCGAGCAAATTGCGGAGGTGGAAGCCATCGTCAACCGCGAAATCCGTGCCAATGCCGCGACTTCTGCGCAAGTCATGAACATGGAAGCCGCCAAGCAAGCCGGTGCAATGGCATTGTTCGGCGAAAAGTACGGCGATGAAGTGCGTGTTTTGAAAATCGGTTTCTCCACGGAATTGTGCGGCGGTTGTCACGTGAACCGTACTGGCGACATCGGCTTGTTTAAAATCGTCAGTGAAGGCGGGGTTGCCGCAGGTGTGCGCCGTATCGAAGCTGTGACTGGCGCGAATGCGCTGGCGTGGCTTGCGGAAGTGACCAGCCGTTTGGATAACGTCGCACGTTTGCTCAAATCCAATCCAGTGGAAGTGACGGACAAGCTTGACGCAATGCTGCAAAAAAGCCGCGCTCTCGAAAAGGAACTGGAACAGCTTAAAGGCAAAATGGCTTCCCAAGCCGGTTCTAACCTTGCCGATCAAGCGGTGGAAGTGGGCGGAATGCGCGTCCTCGCAGCACATTTGGAAGGGGCTGATCCCAAATCCTTGCGCGACACCGTTGACCAGTTAAAAAACAAACTGGGCAAAGCGGTGGTGATTCTCGCCACGGTAGCCGATGGCAAAGTCAGTTTGGTGGCAGGTGTCACCAAAGACGAAACCGCTAAAGTCAAAGCCGGTGATTTGCTGGGCTTTGTGGCAACGCAACTGGGTGGCAAAGGCGGCGGTCGCCCGGACATGGCTCAAGGCGGCGGCACGGATGTGGCAGCATTGCCCACCGCGTTAGCCAGCGTACAAGGCTGGGTTGCTGAGCGCGTTTAA